AGCAGTCCGTTTTCGCTTTGCAGCCAGACCTCGATGTGGTCGGGCACGTGGTTGGCCACCAGCGTGGGCAACCCGATGCCCAGGTTCACGTAGAACCCGTCCTGCAGCTCTTGTGCCGCGCGCGCGGCCATCTCGTCGTGCGTCCAGGGCATGATGCTCTCCTTGGAACCGTGGGCTGGGTCAGACCTTGCGCTCGCGCGTGGTGCGGCGCTCGATGCGTTTTTCCGGCGTCGGGTTGTGCACGATGCGGTGCACGTAGATACCGGGCAGGTGCACGTCGTCCGGGTCGATCGCGCCGGTGGGCACGATGCGCTCGACCTCGGCGATGCAGATCTTGCCCGCCATCGCCACCGCGGGGTTGAAGTTGCGCGCCGTCAGGCGAAAGCGCAGGTTGCCCGCGAGGTCCGCCACGTCGGCTTTGATCAGCGCCACCTCGGGGAACAGCGCGTGCTCGAGGATGTAGGTCTCCCCATTGAACTCGCGGTGTTCCTTGCCCTCGGCGACCATCGTGCCCACGCCCGTCTTCGTGAAGAACGCCGGGATGCCGGCGCCTGCGGCGCGCAGCTTCTCGGCCAGCGTCCCCTGCGGCGTGAACTCGATTTCCAGCTCGCCGGCCAGATACTGACGTTCGAACTCCTTGTTCTCGCCGACGTAACTGGAGATCATCTTTTTGATTTGCCGCGTCTCCAGCAGCTTGCCCAGGCCAAAGCCGTCGACCCCGGCGTTGTTGGAAATCACCGTCAGGTCCTTGACGCCGCTGTCGCGCAGCGCGTCGATCAGCGCCTCCGGGATGCCGCACAGCCCGAAGCCACCGACCGCAATGAGCTGTCCATCGCGCACCACGCCCTCGAGGGCCGCGGCCGCGCTGGGATAGACCTTGTTCATGCTCGCACGCTCCTGTCCATGGTGGGAGAAAGCCATACGATACTACGTAATGACATACGTAGGATTGCCTAAAGCCCAACCCTGACCCGCCGCGATGTCCCCGCCGCTGCCCGATACCGACGCCTACCGGCTCGCCTTCGAACTCGCGCCCGTGGGGCTGGCGCTGTCGCGCCACCGCATCATGGTCGACTGCAACCAAGCCATGTGCGAGATGTTCGGCGCCAGCCGCGAGGAACTCGTCGGCCAGAGCTTTCGCATCCTCTACCCCAGCGCGGACGAGTTCGAGCGCATCGGCGAGCGTATCGCGCCCATCCTCAACGCCCACGGCCACTACAGCGACGAACGCATCATGCGCCGCGTCGGCGGGCGCCTGGCGGGCCAGACGTTCTGGTGTCACGTCAGCGGCCGGGCCCTGGACCGCACGGACCCCCACGCCGCCGGCATCTGGAGCTTCGAGGACGTCTCGGCGCGCCGCCCCGTCACCGCAGCGCTGACCGCGCGCGAGCGCGAGGTGGCCGCCCTCGTGATGAAAGGCCTGACCGCCAAACAGGCCGCCAAGGCGCTGGGCATCAGCCCCCGCACCGTCGAAATCTACCGCGCGCGCCTGATGCGCAAATTCCACGCCGCAAGCACGGTGGAACTGGTGCAAAAGCTGCTGCTCGGCTGAGGCCCCGACGTCCCAACGCCGCTGGTGCGTCCACCGACACAGCGGCGCTTGCGACACCCGATCATGCGCCCCATCGCCGCAGCCCTCAACACACACTCAAAGCGGCACGCGGTCTGCGCAGCACAAGGCCATGCAGTGCCACGACTTACGCACGCAATCCCCAATTCCCCAGGCTCTGTGGGCGACGCTGTGGATAAGCCGTGAAGCATACGGGGAAACCCGCATAAAGCAAGCCTTCCGTTAGATTGCCTATTTTTTAGACAAACAGGCACAACCTCCACAGTCCTCTGGCCGGTGCCACCCAGGCCCGTCGAGCGCGGCGACGCCCTTATAGTTATCGGTCACGCGTGAATATCCACCGCGCCGCCTCGCATGACACGGCCATGAACCCCTCGCGCCCCACGACCGACGACCTCGCCGAGCTGCTCGCCCGAGTGGCGCTGGGCGACTCCCGAGCCTTTCAGCGTCTCTACGAGCGCAGCAGCGCGAAACTCATGGGACTGGTCGTGCGTATACAACCCCAGCGAGCCATTGCCGAGGAAGTGTTGCAAGAGACCTTTGTCGCCATTTGGCAACGTGCGGCTGAATACCAAACCACGCTGGGCAACCCCATGACCTGGATGGGCTCCATCGCTCGTCACCGTGCCATCGACAGCCTGCGGCGCGACGCCGCTCGGCCTCAGGGGCATCTCGTCCATCCTACCCCCGACGAGGACGGCGACGACGAAGCGATGCTGGCTTGGTGCGACCGCCTCGTGCCACAGGAACAAGCCATGGACGCCCACCACCCCTGGCCCGACCGCGGTCGCCTGCAGGCCATCGAAACATGCCTGGGGCAGCTGCCCTCGGCCCAGCGACAAAGCGTCGTGCTGGCGTACATCCACGGCCTGACCCACGCGGAGCTGGCACAGCAATTGCGGGCCCCATTGGGCAGCGTCAAGACCTGGGTGCGACGCGGTCTGCAAGCCCTCAAAAACTGTTTGCAAGCCTTTGGCGGGGAGCGTGCACTGTGAATATCCTGCACCCAGAGCGCGCCGAGGCGCTCGCCGCTGCATATGTTTTGGGAACGCTGCGCGGCCCCGCCCGCCGGCGGTTCGAAACCCTCATGGCCGCCCACCCATCGCTGCGCCAACACGTGCAGGCATGGGAAGCCCGACTGGCACCGCTGCAAGCCGTCGTTCCCGAAGAACCCGTGCCAACACGGGTGTGGAAGCGCATCGCCGCGCGCACGATCGAGCAACGACACACGCCGGCAGCGCGCCGTTGGCTCGACTGGCTGTGGCCTGCCTGGGCGCTGGCGAGCAGCGTCGCCGCCGCGTTGCTGTGGCTGCGCCACGATGCGCTCGATGCCGTCTCCACAGAACAGCTGGCCGTGCTCACCCCTGTTGATGCCAACGCCGTTCCTGCGCCCGAACAGCCCATCGTCGTCGCCATCATCGACGGCGGTCGGCGCTGGCGTGTGCTGGTATCAGCAGCACAGCGCCCATCGGCGCAAAAAGACTGGGAACTGTGGGCCATCCCACGAGGCGGCGCCCCGATCTCGCTGGGCACTGTGGCAGCCGGCCGCCTCAACGACGTGGCCCCGCCGCCGCCCCAAATAGCGCTCGAGGCCCTGGCCGTCAGCTTGGAGCCGCGCGGCGGCTCGCCCACTGGGCAGCCCACGGGGCCAGTACGGTTTGTACACCCGCTGCAGCGCAGCTAAACGACAACCCACGCCTCAAGGCCACGGCCTCATCACGCATCCAATCCGACCTCGCGTGCGTATAGACCCACGACTGGCGCAACACTGCCGCCAGTTTTGCTGACAACCCACTTGTGAGAGGAGAGACGGAAATGCGTTACTCGTTGCGTGGACTCACCGCGACCGCTGCCATCGCGCTGCTCGCCCCCGTGGCGGCACAGGCACAAGACAAAAAGCCCCTGACCTTCGGTGAGCTGCAAACCATCCGAGTGATGGCGGGCGGCATGGTTGGCGAGGCGCTGGGACAGGCCCTGGGTAAAAATATGTTGGGCATCATCGCCAACCGCTCCGCCATTTGCAGCACGCTCTCCGGCGGCGTGGGCAGCGGCTTTTTGCGCACCAACGCCAAAGGGGCCATCACCATGGAATCCATCCGCGAAGCAGTCGACGTCACCGCCGCGGTTGAGCGGATGCTGCCTGCCGACGCGCTCTACCTTGCGTTCGGCGGTGAGTGGAAAAAAGAAGACAACGTCGCGCTGCTGGAAAAAACACTGGAGGAGCTGGCCGTCAATCAATACAAAGGCACCATCGTCTTTCACGTCACCACCTGGGCACAAAAGCAGCCGCAAGAAATCGCCGCCCGCAACCCGCGGGTGGCGGCGTACCTGCGCCAAGCCGACATCCGCGTGGGCACGCTCAACCTCGACGCAAAAAAAGCCGTGCTCAACAAAGCCACGCTCGAGGGTGATCAGTGGAAGCTAACCCCCATCGGTGAAGTGCCGATGCGCGACGACTTGGTCGCGCTCTTCCGTCGCGCTTGACAAGACCCCTCAGCGACGGACAACCCCCCGGCACACCACGTGTGTCGGGGGTTTTGCTTTTATGTGGCCGGGCCGACGCCCGGCCTAACCATCACGCTCAAGCGCCGAACGACAAAGCCCCCGCCGGCAACGGACGCCCCAGTGCCGACGTCAGCGCCGTGAAGTGCATCGTCTCATCCGCCGCCAAACGCGCCGCCACCTTGGCCAGCTCACGGTCTTGCATGGCCGGAATCACGCTGATATAGGCGTTCGTCGCCCCCAGCTCCAGCCGCGCCGCCAAATCCAGCACATCGGCTTGCGACTTGAGCGCGGCGGCGTTGAGCGCCTTGGCATACGCCTCCAGCGACTTCTCCGCCACGGGCTGCCCGCCCAACTTGCGAATGGTTGCGGCCAATGCGTCCCGATGCGCTTTGTGGTGGCTTTGGAATTGCACCGCTACCTCCAACACCGACTTTTGCAGCAGCCCGCTGTTGGCCCCGAGCTGATACGCGGCGATCGCCTCGTGCTCCAGCCCCAGTGCCACATTGAGTATCTCCACGTCCTTGCTCGGCTGCGCCGCGTGTTGGGCGGCCAGCGCATCCCTGCCGGCCAACAGCGCCAGCGCCGCCAGCGACAACGTGGCACCACCGCCACGCAACACCCCACGCCGGGACGCATCCACCACCATCTTCTGGTTTGCCAACATGCTGCTCTCTCCTGGTAAGACAACCACAACGTGCCCGCGCTCGATACCGAGCACCCCTTGCCGGCCCCGCGGCCGGCAACGTGTCATACGCAGGGAAGCCGCGCTTGGATGCAGCAAATGGTGCGCCTCGGCCACCCGAACCCGACGCTCGGGCCACGTCTTCCCATCGGTAAAGGGCTGCCCGTGGCAGCCCGTCTTCCGAAAAAAGCAGGAACTGCTACTGCCGCGCGGTGCGCACGTTGGCGGGCGGCTGCTGCGGGTGGCTGGTGCGCCACGGGTTGATGTCCAGCCCGCCGCGGCGCGTGTAGCGCGCGTACACGCTCAGGCGCACCGGGCGGCAGCGCGTCCAGATGTCCATGAAGATGCGCTCCACGCACTGCTCGTGAAACTCCTGGTGCTGGCGAAAGCTCACCAGGTAGCGCAGCAGCCCTTCCTGGTCGATCGGCGCGCCGCTGTAGGCGATCTGGACGCTGCCCCAGTCCGGTTGCCCCGTGACCAGGCAGTTGCTCTTCAGCAAGTCGCTGGTCAGCACCTCCTGCACCGGCGGCTGGTCGTGATCCGCGCGCAGCAACTCCGGTGCCGGCTGGTAGTGCGTGCAGTCCACGTCCAGGCGGTCGAGGCTCAGGCCGCCCAGCGGCTGCACCGCCTCCTGCGACCATTCGGACGGGGTGCACAACCGAACGCCGATGCTGCCCGTGCGGTCGGCCCCGCGCCACAGCGCCTCGGTCAGGTCGGCGCGCAGCCGCTCGCGCACCGCCCGTGCATCGGCAAAGACCGTCTGGTTGTAGCTGTTGAGGTAGAGCTTGAACGACTTGCTCTCGATCAGATTCGGCGTCTCGGCGGGGATGGTGAAGTGCGCGATCGCGACCTGTGGCTTACCGCGCGGGTTGAGCCAGCTCAGCTCGAACGCCGTCCACAGGTCGGCGCCCGTAAACGGGGGCGTGCCGTCGATGCCGATCTCGACCCGCTTGGGCGCGCGCGGCAGCGGGCACAGCAGCGTCGGGTCATATTGGTCCACGTAGGCGCTCGCGCGGCCCAGCGGGGCCTGCGCCAGTTCGGGCAACGCAGCCGCCGCGGCGGCCGTCGGGGTCGGGTCGTTCGTCATCAGGGGGTGAACTCGCGTTCGCGCAACCATTTGGTGGCGACCCACTTTTCCCCCTCCAGCACGGGGGCGCCGCCGTGCAGCGTGCGGGTCGCCGGATCCGGCCGATCGTACGCGAAGAACACCGCGTGCCCGCGCTGTGGCATCACCTCCAGCCCCACATCCGGAAACGTCGTGCCGCCCCCCCGTTCGGGTTCGTTGAGGTACATCACCAGCGTCGCGACGCGCTGGCCGCCGCGCTCGGTGATGCGGGCGGTGCCCGGCGCGCGGGGGTCGAAATAGTCGTAGTGCGGCCGGTACTCCGCACCGGGCCGGTAACGCAGCACCTGCAGCCCCTCGCCGTTTTCCACCGGCCAGTGCACCAGGCGGCTCAGCCGTGCCTCGATGCGCTGGATCAGCGGCGACTCCCCGCGCCGGAAGAACATCCCGTCACTCGTGCGGTCCGCGTTGAGCTCCTCGCCACCCGTGGCGGTCTGCACGGTGCGCGAGCGCTTGAGCCGCGGCTCGGCAGCGCGCATAAGCGCCTCGCACTCCTCCTCCGACAGCAGGTTGCCCAGCACCACGAGGCGGGGCTGGCGCATGCTCACCAGGACGGTGACGATGCGATCGCCGAGGTCGATCGCGCGCGGCGAGCCCGAGAGGTCGATGTAGGGCCGCGCCGGCGTCCCAGCCGAACGGCCATGGTGGGAGACCTGCCTGCTGGTGTCGGGGGACGTGCCCCGTGAGTTACTCCCAGCCTCGGGATGGGATACCCCGCCCTGCCGCTCCCCCGGGCGCGTGCCAACCGGCGCCCGCAGCGACGCCACGTGCGCCTCCATCACCTCCTCCATGGCCGTGAGTGCCACGGTCTCCTGCCAGCCGGCCTTGAGCATCGCCTGCAGGACCGACTCGGGCGTACAGCCCGCCTGAGCCTGCTGGATGATCCACGCCCGCAATTCGTCGGTGATGCGTTGCGCCATCGGTCGTCCTCCCTGAAAGCCCGCGCGGACCGGCGCCTGTGCTAGCCGCGCTCGTCGCGCCGGAAGACCAGCCGGTCCGGCGCGGACGCGTCGGCCACGTAGCGGTAGCCCTCGGCATCAAAGCCTTGCAGCGCCGCCACCTCGCGCACGCGGTGCTGCGCCGCCCAGCGTGTCATCAGCCCGCGCGCGCGCTTGGCCAGAAAGCTCACCACCTTGTAGCCCGTGCCGCGCCGCTCCTCGAACACGCACTGCACCACCTGCGCGCGCAGCGCACGCCGGTCCACCGCCTTGAAATACTCTTCGCTCGCCAGGTTGACGATGATGCCGTCGTCGGCGCTGGCGCGCTCGTCCAGGTATTGCGCGATGCGCGTACCCCAGAACTGGTACAGGTTGCGCCCGCGCGGGGTTTGCAGCCGCGTGCCCATCTCCAGCCGGTACGGCTGCATGCGGTCCAGCGGCCGCAACACGCCGTACAGGCCGCTCAGGATGCACACGTGCGCCTGCAGCCAGTCCCAATCGGCTTCCGTCAGGCTGCGCACATCCAGCCCCTCGTACACGTCACCGTTGAAGGCGAAGATCGCCGGGCGGCTGTTGTCGGGCGTGAACACCGGCTGCCACGCCTGATAGCGCGCCACGTTGAGCGCCGCCAGCGCGTCGCTCAAGTCCATCAGCTCCGCGATCTCCTGCGGCGACTTGGCGCGTAGCACCTCGATGAGCTGCGCCGCGTCCTCGACGAACAGCGGTTCGGTCGCCCGGTCCGTGGGCAGCGGGGTTTCGTAATCCAACGCTTTGGCGGGGGAGAGGATGAACAACATGCCCCACATCGTAGCGCGAAAGCGTCAATGGAGGTAACGCCACGCCGGGGGCTAAATTTTTGAGCCACTGACGCGGGTAATATGCGAAATATTGCAGCACTTCCTGTCGGAGGGAGAGATGACCCAGCCCACTTGGGGTAAACGCACCCCCGATGGCCGATGGCACCCGCTGGTGGATCACTGCCTGGATGTGGCGGTGGTTTTGGAGGCATTGCTGACCCACACCGCCACCGGACGGGGATGGGTGCTCAACGCACCGCAAAAAGCCCGGCTCGCTGTCATCGCCTTTCTTCACGACTTCGGTAAATGCAACCGCGGCTTTCAGGCAAAAGCCGATCCGACGGCGCGCGAAACCGCCGGCCACGTCATGGAAGCCGTGGCGCTTCTCATGGAGCTGCAAGATCGCTGGCCGAACGCATGGCGCGACCTGGTCACTGAGCTGTGCGGGTGGTTCACCGATCCCGAACAGGCCGGTCAAATGCTGGTGGCCAGCATCTCGCACCATGGGCGGCCCATCTCCCTCGACGGCGACTACCCGCAATGGGCCAGTGCCTCACGCAACCAACACCACGCCAAACGCTGGGCGGCCGCCAACGGCTACGACCCCATGGCGGCGCTGGATGCGTTGGCAATCGCCGCCCGCGCCGCTTTCCCCGAAGCCTTCGCACCCGGTGTCCCCCCGATCGACGCCACCCCTGCCCTGCAACAGCGCTTTGCCGGCCTGGTGATGCTGGCCGACTGGATCGCCTCGGACACGCAGTTCTTTCCTTATCGGCAGTCGGAAGCCGAAGACCGTCTGGCGTTTGCACGCGCCGCCGCCGAGCGCGCCTTGCGCGCCATCGGGCTGCTGCCGCCTGATGAGCGCCAGCCCAAACCGTTTGCGGAAACGTTCGGTTTCACCCCCACACCCCTGCAAGCGGCGCTGGCGCAAACGCTTGCGCCCGCCGACGACACCCGCCTGCTGCTCGCCGAGTCCGACACCGGCAGTGGCAAGACCGAAGCGGCGCTCGGGTGGTTTTTCCGCCTCTATGCCGAGGGCAAGGCCGATGGCCTCTATTTCGCGCTGCCCACCCGGGTAGCAGCCCGCGAGCTCTACGAGCGTGTGCGTCGGGCGGTGGAGGCTGCATTCGAGCCCGATCAGCGCCCAGGACCCGTGTTGCTCGCCGCGCCCGGCTACGTGAAGGTCGACGGCCGCGCGGTCGCCGACATCCTCACCGACCCTACCGGCACGCTCTGGGACGACAGCGACCCCAACGCGCGGCGCGAGCGCCTGTGGTCGGCCGAGCGGCCCAAGCGCTTCCTGGCCGCCCCGGTGGCCGTGGGCACCATCGACCAGGCGCTGCTGTCGGTATTGCAGGTCAAGCACAGCCTCATGCGCTCCGTGTGCCTAGACCGGCACCTGCTTGTGGTGGACGAGGTGCACGCCTCCGACCCCTACATGCGTGAGGTACTGTGCGAGCTCCTGCGCGCCCACGTGGGCCGTGGCGGCTGGGCACTGCTGCTCTCGGCCACCTTGGGCGAAGTGGCGGCAGCGAAATATTTCGGGCGGGAAGCTTTACAGCTGGACGAAGCCACGAAACGACCCTACCCGCTGCTGTCGTCTCGCACCCAAACCTGGCCCATGCCTGCGGCACGGGAGCGCCAGATCGCCATCACCCTCGCCCCTACCCTCACCGAGGACGCGGCGCTCGTGCTCGCGCTGATCGAAGCACTCGAAAGCGGTGCCCGCGTACTTGTGGTGTGCAACACGGTCGCCCGGGCCAATGCGCTTTTTCGGCTGGTGGAAACCCAACTGCAAGACAGGCACCCCGATTTGCTGCATGCGCTCTTTGCGGTAAACGGCGTGCGCTGCCCCCACCACGGGCGCTTCGCCCGCGAAGACCGGGAGCTGCTAGACGCCGCCGTCACCGCACAACTGGGCAAAGCTTCGCCCTCGGGCGCGCGGCTTTTGATCGGCACCCAAACGCTGGAGCAGAGTCTCGACATCGACGCCGACTGGCTCGTC
This region of Tepidimonas taiwanensis genomic DNA includes:
- the yaaA gene encoding peroxide stress protein YaaA, with translation MLFILSPAKALDYETPLPTDRATEPLFVEDAAQLIEVLRAKSPQEIAELMDLSDALAALNVARYQAWQPVFTPDNSRPAIFAFNGDVYEGLDVRSLTEADWDWLQAHVCILSGLYGVLRPLDRMQPYRLEMGTRLQTPRGRNLYQFWGTRIAQYLDERASADDGIIVNLASEEYFKAVDRRALRAQVVQCVFEERRGTGYKVVSFLAKRARGLMTRWAAQHRVREVAALQGFDAEGYRYVADASAPDRLVFRRDERG
- a CDS encoding 2OG-Fe(II) oxygenase, yielding MAQRITDELRAWIIQQAQAGCTPESVLQAMLKAGWQETVALTAMEEVMEAHVASLRAPVGTRPGERQGGVSHPEAGSNSRGTSPDTSRQVSHHGRSAGTPARPYIDLSGSPRAIDLGDRIVTVLVSMRQPRLVVLGNLLSEEECEALMRAAEPRLKRSRTVQTATGGEELNADRTSDGMFFRRGESPLIQRIEARLSRLVHWPVENGEGLQVLRYRPGAEYRPHYDYFDPRAPGTARITERGGQRVATLVMYLNEPERGGGTTFPDVGLEVMPQRGHAVFFAYDRPDPATRTLHGGAPVLEGEKWVATKWLREREFTP
- a CDS encoding CRISPR-associated helicase/endonuclease Cas3, with the protein product MTQPTWGKRTPDGRWHPLVDHCLDVAVVLEALLTHTATGRGWVLNAPQKARLAVIAFLHDFGKCNRGFQAKADPTARETAGHVMEAVALLMELQDRWPNAWRDLVTELCGWFTDPEQAGQMLVASISHHGRPISLDGDYPQWASASRNQHHAKRWAAANGYDPMAALDALAIAARAAFPEAFAPGVPPIDATPALQQRFAGLVMLADWIASDTQFFPYRQSEAEDRLAFARAAAERALRAIGLLPPDERQPKPFAETFGFTPTPLQAALAQTLAPADDTRLLLAESDTGSGKTEAALGWFFRLYAEGKADGLYFALPTRVAARELYERVRRAVEAAFEPDQRPGPVLLAAPGYVKVDGRAVADILTDPTGTLWDDSDPNARRERLWSAERPKRFLAAPVAVGTIDQALLSVLQVKHSLMRSVCLDRHLLVVDEVHASDPYMREVLCELLRAHVGRGGWALLLSATLGEVAAAKYFGREALQLDEATKRPYPLLSSRTQTWPMPAARERQIAITLAPTLTEDAALVLALIEALESGARVLVVCNTVARANALFRLVETQLQDRHPDLLHALFAVNGVRCPHHGRFAREDRELLDAAVTAQLGKASPSGARLLIGTQTLEQSLDIDADWLVTDLAPMDVLIQRFGRLHRHERAQRPPGFETPKALVRVPPKPLTEYLSKDGALRAPAGLGSVYTDGQVLARTWEELQQRPTLSLPFQARERIERTTHPQALESLPDAWRKHRQLLDGKVRAEIIQALRSVLDDQPFGELHYPDKGEQVLTRLGRPTYDIPFEVPVSSPFGADIQRVAIPAHWMPGAAANAIPDVAHATPTADGFRFVLGTQAFRYTRFGLERDDA
- a CDS encoding sigma-70 family RNA polymerase sigma factor; this translates as MNPSRPTTDDLAELLARVALGDSRAFQRLYERSSAKLMGLVVRIQPQRAIAEEVLQETFVAIWQRAAEYQTTLGNPMTWMGSIARHRAIDSLRRDAARPQGHLVHPTPDEDGDDEAMLAWCDRLVPQEQAMDAHHPWPDRGRLQAIETCLGQLPSAQRQSVVLAYIHGLTHAELAQQLRAPLGSVKTWVRRGLQALKNCLQAFGGERAL
- a CDS encoding CoA transferase subunit A, encoding MNKVYPSAAAALEGVVRDGQLIAVGGFGLCGIPEALIDALRDSGVKDLTVISNNAGVDGFGLGKLLETRQIKKMISSYVGENKEFERQYLAGELEIEFTPQGTLAEKLRAAGAGIPAFFTKTGVGTMVAEGKEHREFNGETYILEHALFPEVALIKADVADLAGNLRFRLTARNFNPAVAMAGKICIAEVERIVPTGAIDPDDVHLPGIYVHRIVHNPTPEKRIERRTTRERKV
- a CDS encoding LuxR C-terminal-related transcriptional regulator produces the protein MSPPLPDTDAYRLAFELAPVGLALSRHRIMVDCNQAMCEMFGASREELVGQSFRILYPSADEFERIGERIAPILNAHGHYSDERIMRRVGGRLAGQTFWCHVSGRALDRTDPHAAGIWSFEDVSARRPVTAALTAREREVAALVMKGLTAKQAAKALGISPRTVEIYRARLMRKFHAASTVELVQKLLLG
- a CDS encoding ferritin-like domain-containing protein; its protein translation is MLANQKMVVDASRRGVLRGGGATLSLAALALLAGRDALAAQHAAQPSKDVEILNVALGLEHEAIAAYQLGANSGLLQKSVLEVAVQFQSHHKAHRDALAATIRKLGGQPVAEKSLEAYAKALNAAALKSQADVLDLAARLELGATNAYISVIPAMQDRELAKVAARLAADETMHFTALTSALGRPLPAGALSFGA
- a CDS encoding anti-sigma factor produces the protein MNILHPERAEALAAAYVLGTLRGPARRRFETLMAAHPSLRQHVQAWEARLAPLQAVVPEEPVPTRVWKRIAARTIEQRHTPAARRWLDWLWPAWALASSVAAALLWLRHDALDAVSTEQLAVLTPVDANAVPAPEQPIVVAIIDGGRRWRVLVSAAQRPSAQKDWELWAIPRGGAPISLGTVAAGRLNDVAPPPPQIALEALAVSLEPRGGSPTGQPTGPVRFVHPLQRS
- the queF gene encoding NADPH-dependent 7-cyano-7-deazaguanine reductase QueF (Catalyzes the NADPH-dependent reduction of 7-cyano-7-deazaguanine (preQ0) to 7-aminomethyl-7-deazaguanine (preQ1) in queuosine biosynthesis) yields the protein MTNDPTPTAAAAAALPELAQAPLGRASAYVDQYDPTLLCPLPRAPKRVEIGIDGTPPFTGADLWTAFELSWLNPRGKPQVAIAHFTIPAETPNLIESKSFKLYLNSYNQTVFADARAVRERLRADLTEALWRGADRTGSIGVRLCTPSEWSQEAVQPLGGLSLDRLDVDCTHYQPAPELLRADHDQPPVQEVLTSDLLKSNCLVTGQPDWGSVQIAYSGAPIDQEGLLRYLVSFRQHQEFHEQCVERIFMDIWTRCRPVRLSVYARYTRRGGLDINPWRTSHPQQPPANVRTARQ